A stretch of the Chitiniphilus purpureus genome encodes the following:
- a CDS encoding NAD(P)H-dependent glycerol-3-phosphate dehydrogenase → MKIAVLGAGAWGTALAIRFAERHAVTLWSRDAAQAAAMEAERENQRYLPSAPFPASLQVSADLEYAVQDAALLLIVTPMAGLRPTLQALAGHGSRTPLLWACKGLEAGSMLFPHQVAAEVLDPGIARGMLSGPSFAQEVAKGLPAAVTIASNDGAFARETTTSLNTALLRLYASDDLIGVEIGAAVKNVLAIAAGVCDGLQYGLNARAALLTRGLAEMARFGAALGAKAETFMGLAGIGDLMLTATGDLSRNRRVGLLLAQGLKLNDILINLGHVAEGVPTAREVLRQAEQLGVDMPITRAVCRMLFDQATVDDVVSMLMERAPKMESAI, encoded by the coding sequence ATGAAGATTGCCGTCTTGGGTGCCGGCGCATGGGGTACCGCCCTGGCGATTCGCTTTGCCGAACGGCATGCCGTCACGTTATGGAGCCGCGATGCGGCGCAGGCGGCCGCAATGGAGGCCGAGCGCGAGAATCAACGCTATCTGCCCTCCGCGCCGTTTCCTGCCAGCTTGCAGGTCAGTGCAGACCTTGAATACGCCGTGCAGGACGCGGCACTGCTCCTGATCGTCACGCCGATGGCCGGACTGCGCCCTACCCTGCAGGCACTTGCGGGCCATGGCAGCCGTACACCCCTGTTGTGGGCCTGCAAAGGGCTGGAGGCGGGCTCGATGCTGTTTCCGCACCAGGTCGCCGCAGAAGTGCTGGATCCCGGCATTGCGCGAGGCATGCTGTCCGGCCCGAGCTTTGCACAGGAAGTGGCCAAGGGCCTGCCGGCGGCCGTCACCATTGCTTCAAATGACGGCGCGTTCGCCCGTGAGACGACGACTTCGTTGAATACAGCGTTGCTGCGGCTGTATGCCAGCGACGATCTGATCGGGGTGGAAATCGGTGCCGCGGTGAAGAACGTATTGGCCATTGCCGCTGGCGTATGCGATGGCCTGCAGTACGGTCTCAATGCCCGTGCGGCACTGCTGACAAGGGGTCTGGCCGAAATGGCGCGCTTCGGCGCGGCCCTTGGCGCCAAGGCCGAGACCTTCATGGGGCTGGCCGGCATCGGCGATCTGATGCTGACCGCAACCGGCGATCTGTCACGCAACCGGCGGGTCGGATTGCTGCTGGCCCAGGGCTTGAAGCTGAACGACATCCTGATCAACCTGGGTCATGTGGCCGAAGGGGTGCCGACAGCACGGGAAGTGCTGCGTCAGGCCGAACAGCTGGGCGTGGACATGCCGATCACGCGCGCCGTGTGCCGCATGCTGTTCGACCAGGCCACGGTGGATGACGTGGTCAGCATGCTGATGGAACGTGCGCCCAAGATGGAAAGCGCCATCTGA
- the bioH gene encoding pimeloyl-ACP methyl ester esterase BioH gives MTLFSETLGRGPDVVFLHGWAMNGAVWRTVAAQLADDFCCHLVDLPGHGGSMVPAPPTLEGMVAALEEAFPLPVHVVGWSLGGAVALQWALSRPDKLRSLTLTATSPCFMQRDDWAPAMAPATLAQFAASLDADWRGTLKRFIALQAMGDAAARTVARELTEELFAHGEPQLTALCAGLELLRDTDLRARVHELDLPMLLQYGDRDTLTPLGAGVWLSARHPNATFIVHRGAAHAPFVSHQADFVAALHRFLAAV, from the coding sequence ATGACGCTCTTCAGCGAAACGCTCGGTCGTGGCCCGGACGTGGTGTTCCTGCATGGCTGGGCCATGAACGGCGCGGTATGGCGGACGGTGGCGGCGCAGTTGGCCGACGATTTCTGCTGTCATCTGGTCGACCTGCCCGGGCATGGCGGCAGCATGGTGCCGGCACCGCCGACGCTGGAAGGCATGGTGGCCGCGCTGGAAGAGGCATTTCCACTACCGGTGCACGTCGTCGGCTGGTCGCTGGGCGGTGCGGTCGCCCTGCAATGGGCATTGTCGCGGCCGGACAAACTCCGCTCGCTGACCCTGACCGCCACCTCTCCCTGTTTCATGCAACGTGACGACTGGGCGCCGGCGATGGCGCCGGCCACGCTGGCCCAGTTCGCGGCCAGCCTGGATGCCGACTGGCGCGGTACGCTCAAGCGTTTCATCGCGCTGCAGGCGATGGGCGACGCGGCGGCGCGCACAGTGGCACGCGAGTTGACCGAGGAGCTGTTTGCCCATGGCGAACCGCAGTTGACGGCGTTGTGCGCCGGGTTGGAACTGCTGCGCGATACCGACTTGCGTGCAAGGGTGCACGAACTCGACCTGCCGATGCTGCTGCAGTACGGTGACCGCGACACGCTCACCCCGTTGGGCGCTGGAGTGTGGCTCTCCGCACGGCATCCCAATGCCACCTTCATCGTCCATCGTGGTGCCGCGCATGCGCCTTTCGTCTCGCACCAAGCGGATTTTGTGGCGGCATTGCATCGTTTCCTCGCTGCCGTTTGA
- the bioF gene encoding 8-amino-7-oxononanoate synthase yields MPFASLTAELDTRHLAGLTRRRRVVQTRNGARLQLDDATLLDFSSNDYLGLMQHPALVAAAQRGADAWGVGAGAAHLVTGHTAAHEQFETRFAAWVEKPAALGFSSGYQANLAVVSTLLDRHDAVFADRLNHASLNDACVLARAAFHRYAHNDLAALERLLAQSTARRKLIAVDGVFSMDGDCAPLPGLLALAERYDAWLYVDDAHGFGVLGAGRGSAAGLSSPRLIYMATLGKAAGVAGAAVAAEEVVIDYLINFARPYVCTTASPPLLAEALCASLTLIETEAWRRERLAEHVHQLRTGLADTPYRLAASSTPIQPLLVADSQAALHLSAQLAGRGLLVAAIRPPTVPTPRLRIVLSAQHSRDDVAQLIGALRELAGAA; encoded by the coding sequence ATGCCGTTTGCATCGCTCACCGCCGAACTGGATACCCGCCACCTTGCTGGGCTCACCCGCCGCCGCCGTGTCGTCCAGACACGAAACGGCGCCCGCTTGCAGCTGGACGACGCGACGCTGCTCGATTTTTCCAGCAACGACTACCTGGGGCTGATGCAGCATCCAGCGCTGGTCGCCGCTGCACAGCGCGGTGCTGACGCGTGGGGTGTGGGAGCCGGGGCGGCGCATCTGGTCACCGGCCATACCGCTGCCCACGAGCAGTTCGAAACCCGCTTCGCCGCCTGGGTGGAAAAGCCGGCGGCGCTGGGGTTCAGCTCGGGCTACCAGGCCAATCTGGCGGTGGTGTCCACGCTGCTGGACCGGCACGACGCAGTGTTCGCCGACAGACTCAACCACGCATCGCTCAACGACGCATGCGTGCTGGCGCGGGCGGCGTTCCACCGCTATGCACACAATGACCTGGCGGCGCTTGAACGGCTGCTGGCGCAAAGCACGGCGCGGCGCAAGCTGATCGCGGTGGATGGCGTGTTCAGCATGGATGGCGACTGCGCGCCGCTGCCCGGGCTGTTGGCGCTGGCCGAACGCTATGACGCCTGGCTGTACGTGGACGACGCGCATGGATTCGGTGTGCTGGGTGCGGGCCGGGGCAGCGCGGCCGGGTTGTCGTCGCCGCGCCTGATCTACATGGCCACGCTGGGCAAGGCGGCCGGGGTCGCCGGGGCCGCAGTGGCGGCCGAGGAGGTGGTGATCGACTATCTGATCAATTTTGCCCGGCCCTATGTATGCACCACCGCCTCCCCGCCGTTGCTGGCCGAGGCACTGTGCGCCAGCCTGACGCTGATCGAGACCGAGGCGTGGCGCCGTGAGCGGCTGGCGGAGCACGTGCACCAACTACGGACAGGGCTGGCTGATACACCGTATCGGCTTGCAGCTTCGTCGACCCCGATCCAGCCACTGCTGGTGGCGGACAGTCAGGCAGCCTTGCATCTTTCCGCGCAACTGGCCGGGCGCGGCCTGCTGGTGGCCGCGATCAGACCCCCCACCGTACCCACCCCGCGGTTGCGGATCGTGCTGTCAGCCCAGCACAGCCGCGACGACGTCGCGCAGCTGATCGGCGCGCTGCGTGAACTGGCGGGTGCCGCATGA
- a CDS encoding AzlD domain-containing protein: protein MNVSGEYWMILGMAAVTYIVRVSLWLGEGQGFPPLVRRVLNYVPVVVMPAIVVPSVLLPHGALWLDWRNPQLAGALVTGLIVWRWRRLLAAIVGGMLVFAAWRLAFAG, encoded by the coding sequence ATGAACGTATCGGGCGAGTACTGGATGATCCTGGGCATGGCCGCTGTCACCTATATCGTGCGTGTGAGCCTGTGGCTCGGCGAAGGCCAGGGTTTTCCGCCGCTGGTGCGGCGTGTCCTCAACTACGTGCCGGTCGTGGTGATGCCAGCCATCGTGGTGCCCAGCGTATTGTTGCCCCATGGCGCGTTGTGGCTGGACTGGCGCAATCCGCAGCTTGCCGGGGCGCTGGTCACCGGCCTGATCGTATGGCGCTGGCGCCGCCTGCTCGCCGCCATCGTTGGCGGCATGCTGGTGTTTGCTGCCTGGCGTCTGGCGTTCGCTGGCTAG